Proteins encoded in a region of the Mucispirillum schaedleri ASF457 genome:
- a CDS encoding IS3 family transposase, whose protein sequence is MFKKAGSLNAVKGTESSTEKAQIITALRLYYSLDILLSVSNMKRSTYYYNVKKPAALDKYAEVKAYILEIYEKSNKTYGYPRITKALEKLGYTYDRKTVAKLMKELNISSIIRVKKRYKQGRVSHICSNKLNRAFTSEKPCLKWVTDVAEIKINNEKVYLSAIMDLYNREITAYSVSKYNNEEMVIDNLKQAIDKTKDTTGLMIHSDQGILYQANQFRKLLKENNIEQSMSRRGNCYDNAVMESFFATLKCELVYINKFKNIEQFKYELEKYIDFYNNYRIKANGLTPLQEKEIYLVA, encoded by the coding sequence ATATTTAAAAAAGCTGGAAGCCTTAATGCAGTCAAAGGAACAGAGAGTTCAACAGAAAAAGCACAAATAATAACTGCATTAAGGCTGTATTACAGTTTGGATATCCTGTTGTCTGTGAGTAATATGAAAAGAAGCACTTACTATTATAATGTTAAAAAGCCTGCTGCATTAGATAAATATGCAGAAGTCAAGGCATATATATTAGAAATATATGAAAAATCTAACAAGACTTACGGCTATCCAAGAATAACAAAGGCATTAGAGAAACTGGGTTATACTTATGACAGGAAGACAGTAGCAAAATTAATGAAGGAATTAAATATTTCATCAATAATCAGGGTTAAGAAAAGGTATAAACAAGGCAGAGTAAGTCATATATGCAGCAATAAATTAAACAGAGCCTTTACAAGTGAGAAACCATGTTTAAAATGGGTAACAGATGTGGCAGAGATAAAAATTAATAATGAAAAGGTGTATTTATCAGCAATAATGGATTTGTATAACAGAGAAATAACAGCATACAGTGTAAGCAAATATAATAATGAAGAAATGGTAATAGATAATTTAAAACAGGCAATAGATAAAACAAAAGATACAACAGGGTTAATGATACATTCAGACCAGGGTATATTATATCAGGCTAATCAATTTAGAAAGTTATTAAAGGAAAATAATATAGAGCAGAGTATGTCAAGGCGTGGCAACTGCTATGATAATGCTGTTATGGAAAGTTTCTTTGCTACTTTAAAATGTGAATTGGTTTATATTAACAAATTCAAAAATATAGAACAGTTTAAATATGAACTTGAAAAATATATTGATTTCTATAATAATTACAGAATAAAAGCTAATGGACTTACACCTTTACAGGAAAAAGAAATTTATTTAGTGGCTTAG
- a CDS encoding toxin-antitoxin system YwqK family antitoxin produces the protein MRNYLFILSFITITIINGCTYTNLTENQIYKSKQNYKCDIIIDNLYTKDNLSFSSFADELAYFMMLSSLDILVNKMLPVLDRENISFLPIKDNITGTACFETNSSKVYADIINGVIHGNIIENNKTNGKLTSICKVNNGKVDTYTHYASDSQYSIDYEFKTMSHYIKNHINMYTDLEQNTAEYYYDNGNLFLEAKFKNSIIDGIARYYFESGALQEERHYKNGLRNGNTERYSEKGALWATITYKDDKPVSGICGNGRKWTKAELLNWENGVEVTCEYY, from the coding sequence ATGAGAAATTATTTATTTATTTTATCATTTATAACAATTACAATTATAAATGGTTGTACTTATACTAATCTCACGGAAAATCAAATATATAAAAGTAAACAAAATTATAAATGTGATATTATCATTGATAATTTATATACAAAAGATAATCTTTCTTTTTCTAGCTTTGCAGACGAATTAGCCTATTTTATGATGCTATCATCATTAGATATACTTGTAAATAAAATGTTGCCTGTATTAGATAGAGAAAATATTTCATTCTTACCCATTAAAGATAATATAACAGGAACAGCATGTTTTGAAACAAACAGTTCAAAAGTTTATGCTGATATTATTAACGGAGTAATTCACGGAAATATAATAGAGAACAATAAAACAAATGGCAAACTAACAAGTATTTGTAAGGTGAATAACGGTAAAGTAGATACATACACACACTATGCAAGTGATAGTCAATATTCAATAGATTATGAATTTAAAACAATGAGTCATTATATTAAAAATCATATAAATATGTATACTGATTTAGAACAAAATACAGCTGAATATTACTATGATAATGGCAATTTATTCTTAGAAGCAAAATTTAAAAATAGTATAATAGATGGTATAGCAAGATACTATTTTGAAAGTGGAGCATTACAGGAAGAAAGACATTATAAAAATGGTCTTAGGAATGGAAATACTGAGCGATATAGTGAAAAAGGTGCATTATGGGCTACAATAACATATAAAGATGATAAACCAGTCAGCGGTATTTGTGGAAACGGTAGAAAATGGACAAAAGCTGAACTTCTAAATTGGGAAAACGGAGTAGAAGTTACCTGCGAATATTACTAA